Proteins from a single region of Aureibacter tunicatorum:
- a CDS encoding metallophosphoesterase, with product MKRRRFIRNSIGATLGTGAMAGIYTWQIEPFWVEFVRVKMPIRNLPSELEGKTLMQISDVHVGDRFDYQYIIDSFEEAKKFKPEFVAYTGDFVSYENEKQIGQLEEVMKHAVLGKYGTVGVLGNHDYGDNWAEQDVADAITSVLGGAGIQILSNTKQQFNGLNFIGFDDYWGLNFSPQFAMENYDDKQANIVLCHNPDVCDLDVWEDYDGWILSGHTHGGQCKPPFLNPPLLPVVNKNYTSGKIDLSNGRSLYINRAIGHLWQVRFNVRPEVTIFELQKA from the coding sequence ATGAAAAGACGCAGATTCATCAGAAATTCGATTGGCGCTACGCTTGGCACCGGGGCTATGGCCGGAATTTACACTTGGCAAATTGAGCCTTTTTGGGTTGAGTTTGTGAGGGTGAAGATGCCGATACGCAATTTGCCAAGTGAGCTGGAGGGGAAGACTTTGATGCAGATTAGCGATGTGCATGTTGGCGACAGGTTTGATTATCAATATATCATTGATTCCTTTGAAGAGGCTAAGAAATTCAAGCCGGAGTTTGTGGCTTATACCGGCGACTTTGTGAGCTATGAAAATGAAAAGCAAATTGGCCAGCTCGAAGAGGTCATGAAGCATGCGGTATTGGGCAAGTATGGTACTGTTGGCGTGTTGGGCAATCACGATTATGGAGATAATTGGGCGGAGCAAGATGTCGCCGACGCCATAACTTCAGTGCTTGGAGGTGCTGGGATCCAAATACTAAGCAATACTAAGCAACAGTTCAATGGCTTGAATTTTATAGGGTTTGATGATTATTGGGGCTTGAACTTTTCTCCTCAATTCGCTATGGAAAACTATGACGATAAACAGGCCAATATAGTGCTATGCCATAATCCTGATGTATGCGATTTGGATGTTTGGGAAGATTATGATGGTTGGATATTGTCAGGACATACACATGGAGGCCAATGCAAACCGCCTTTTTTGAATCCGCCTTTATTGCCGGTAGTTAATAAAAACTATACTTCGGGTAAAATAGATTTGTCTAACGGAAGAAGTTTATATATCAATCGAGCGATAGGTCATTTATGGCAGGTTAGGTTCAATGTTCGCCCTGAGGTGACAATTTTTGAGCTTCAAAAAGCTTAA
- a CDS encoding PorP/SprF family type IX secretion system membrane protein: MKHIYKVILILSIMMNYAQAQDINFSGYDKTIGRVNPSAIVSNYAYINAQYRYTGIKADNQLHTYAVSGAYPIRLRRRRLFGTLGFYVLNDQNIGNGKLQKTETEFTFASGYTLSKYSYIATGLNLGYHFQSIDINQYTTGSQYYHGEGFINPRMDVNFDQNDQASYMNLSFGANYTIVDKQYEVKKQFGFSVIHFNQPNMNWSGYNYQFNPIYRFHGLYRVIDKKDWNLSPTYLLSYQNKEMIYTFGTKAKYNLKNFDFTRRKKRAWLEMDLNYRVNREVFLRAGVQFDDLFFGIGHGQPLDQSRNIVSGVTEVHFGYRKFIRKLYYKKKRKKKKKTYTNTIKKTTSYNAEKFDHDKKLPESDVKTESNQVSSVDVEETLNEVTNTEEHVVEEKIPFRKDIQFKIGTAALSQKEVQELKASIDELIDVIVRIEIIGHTDNTGSEPFNYQLGLKRANSVRNQLIDSGIDGSLIEVISKGESSPKFDNNTFEGRIRNRRAELIIYIR; this comes from the coding sequence ATGAAACACATTTACAAAGTGATATTAATATTAAGCATAATGATGAATTATGCGCAAGCTCAGGATATTAACTTTTCTGGTTATGATAAAACAATCGGTCGGGTCAATCCTTCAGCTATAGTTTCTAATTACGCTTATATAAATGCTCAATACCGTTATACAGGAATTAAAGCTGATAATCAGCTTCACACTTATGCGGTTAGCGGGGCTTACCCAATAAGACTTAGAAGAAGACGCTTATTTGGAACCTTGGGCTTTTATGTATTAAATGATCAGAATATAGGAAATGGAAAATTGCAAAAGACGGAAACAGAGTTCACTTTTGCCTCAGGTTATACATTGTCTAAATATTCATATATAGCCACTGGATTGAATTTAGGCTATCATTTTCAATCTATTGATATTAATCAGTATACAACAGGTTCTCAGTATTATCATGGAGAAGGCTTTATCAATCCGAGAATGGATGTGAATTTTGATCAAAACGACCAAGCAAGCTATATGAACTTGAGTTTTGGTGCGAACTATACAATAGTGGATAAGCAATATGAGGTTAAAAAGCAATTTGGATTTTCAGTAATTCATTTTAATCAACCGAATATGAATTGGTCGGGTTATAATTATCAATTTAATCCTATATATCGATTTCACGGGTTGTATCGGGTAATTGATAAGAAAGATTGGAATTTGAGTCCTACATATTTGCTGAGCTATCAGAACAAAGAAATGATTTACACATTTGGCACCAAGGCAAAATACAATCTTAAGAATTTTGATTTCACTAGAAGGAAAAAACGAGCTTGGTTGGAAATGGATTTGAACTATCGAGTCAATCGAGAGGTGTTTTTAAGAGCAGGTGTCCAGTTTGATGATTTATTTTTTGGCATTGGACATGGTCAGCCTCTTGACCAAAGTCGTAATATTGTAAGTGGCGTAACTGAGGTGCATTTCGGTTATCGTAAATTCATTCGCAAGTTGTATTACAAAAAGAAAAGAAAGAAGAAGAAGAAAACGTATACGAATACAATAAAGAAGACAACATCGTATAATGCTGAAAAGTTTGACCACGACAAGAAACTTCCAGAATCTGATGTGAAGACTGAATCAAATCAAGTTTCGAGTGTGGATGTCGAAGAAACATTAAATGAAGTTACAAATACCGAAGAGCATGTTGTTGAGGAGAAAATACCATTTAGAAAAGATATTCAGTTTAAAATAGGGACTGCGGCTCTTAGCCAGAAAGAAGTTCAAGAGTTGAAAGCCAGTATTGATGAGTTGATTGATGTTATTGTCAGGATTGAAATCATTGGCCATACTGATAATACAGGATCAGAGCCTTTTAATTATCAATTAGGATTGAAGCGAGCGAATTCGGTAAGAAATCAATTGATAGATTCAGGAATAGATGGGTCCTTGATTGAAGTGATAAGCAAAGGAGAATCTTCGCCAAAATTTGATAATAATACGTTTGAAGGCCGTATTAGAAACAGACGAGCTGAATTGATTATTTATATAAGGTAA